A single genomic interval of Cataglyphis hispanica isolate Lineage 1 chromosome 25, ULB_Chis1_1.0, whole genome shotgun sequence harbors:
- the LOC126858556 gene encoding uncharacterized protein LOC126858556 isoform X2 — MSNAPEIFLSTTKQDFSWSNAKSLGPPPPPMDQLYLPRPDPEDCRCDVHSLENKKARYKQLANKERRLRDELVKVDHEMVQLTSSMLDTRDMDEAMKSIYKTDYKKRGLPITEYRPLLAALDAPITPISIDLKDAYRDPIRFRYSAMDSSTTQPAKTIEKVSEICSFWDMPFAGCSEYKDTISRMGLSNMKNQQQYLKPLLPARKLEDLSKK; from the exons ATGTCGAATGCGCCAGAAATTTTTCTTAGCACAACGAAACAAGATTTCAGTTGGTCCAATGCAAAATCTCTTGGACCACCGCCACCCCCGATGGATCAATTGTATCTTCCCAGACCCGATCCGGAAGATTGTAGATGTGACGTTCAcagtttagaaaataaaaaagcaag gtACAAGCAGTTGGCCAATAAAGAACGTCGGCTTCGTGACGAGCTAGTAAAAGTCGATCATGAAATGGTACAGCTCACGTCATCGATGTTAGATACTCGCGATATGGACGAAGCGATGAAGAGCATTTACAAAACGGATTACAAAAAGAGAG GTCTGCCCATTACGGAATACAGGCCATTATTGGCAGCGCTGGATGCACCGATTACGCCGATAAGCATCGATTTAAAAGATGCTTATAGAGATCCGATTAGATTTAGATATTCTGCTATGGACAGCTCGACGACTCAACCCGCCAAGACGATAGAAAAAG TTTCAGAAATTTGCTCCTTCTGGGATATGCCATTTGCAGGCTGTTCAGAATACAAAGATACTATCAGTAGAATGGGTTTAagcaatatgaaaaatcaaCAGCAATATTTAAAACCTCTTCTTCCAGCGAGAAAACTTGAAGATTTATCAAAG AAATAA
- the LOC126858556 gene encoding uncharacterized protein LOC126858556 isoform X1: MSNAPEIFLSTTKQDFSWSNAKSLGPPPPPMDQLYLPRPDPEDCRCDVHSLENKKARYKQLANKERRLRDELVKVDHEMVQLTSSMLDTRDMDEAMKSIYKTDYKKRGLPITEYRPLLAALDAPITPISIDLKDAYRDPIRFRYSAMDSSTTQPAKTIEKVSEICSFWDMPFAGCSEYKDTISRMGLSNMKNQQQYLKPLLPARKLEDLSKVI, translated from the exons ATGTCGAATGCGCCAGAAATTTTTCTTAGCACAACGAAACAAGATTTCAGTTGGTCCAATGCAAAATCTCTTGGACCACCGCCACCCCCGATGGATCAATTGTATCTTCCCAGACCCGATCCGGAAGATTGTAGATGTGACGTTCAcagtttagaaaataaaaaagcaag gtACAAGCAGTTGGCCAATAAAGAACGTCGGCTTCGTGACGAGCTAGTAAAAGTCGATCATGAAATGGTACAGCTCACGTCATCGATGTTAGATACTCGCGATATGGACGAAGCGATGAAGAGCATTTACAAAACGGATTACAAAAAGAGAG GTCTGCCCATTACGGAATACAGGCCATTATTGGCAGCGCTGGATGCACCGATTACGCCGATAAGCATCGATTTAAAAGATGCTTATAGAGATCCGATTAGATTTAGATATTCTGCTATGGACAGCTCGACGACTCAACCCGCCAAGACGATAGAAAAAG TTTCAGAAATTTGCTCCTTCTGGGATATGCCATTTGCAGGCTGTTCAGAATACAAAGATACTATCAGTAGAATGGGTTTAagcaatatgaaaaatcaaCAGCAATATTTAAAACCTCTTCTTCCAGCGAGAAAACTTGAAGATTTATCAAAGGTaatctaa
- the LOC126858554 gene encoding uncharacterized protein LOC126858554, whose translation MNQKNHFVSIYQKDYTWPHVLDICQTELPTKTKLVDKDLICACTDSPRMLKELLDASLDRAHCQTEQLSKPKICPMTRSIPHAIQLDQPSNICVKKLEEECPDLEELLEMCSDEKRARTDADRFKTTYQAHYSDPATARMTQRDLGRAIVHTDDQQMQYRMPIKITIETDCPPYCHPSSSRVNETRNDYKRKNASYRGKRCEISSKPHAPLPAWRTEYQDNINKIGQAIMRVKLHHAKKQTFPLQYQRCESD comes from the exons atgaatcagAAAAATCACTTTGTTTCGATTTATCAGAAAGACTATACCTGGCCTCACGTGCTAGATATATGTCAAACTGAACTGCCAACCAAAACAAAGTTGGTTGACAAAGACCTTATTTGCGCTTGTACCGATTCACCACGAATGCTTAAAGAGCTCCTGGATGCGAGTCTCGATCGGGCTCATTGTCAGACGGAACAATTGTCAAAACCTAAGATTTGTCCTATGACTAGATCCATTCCGCACGCAATACAACTCGATCAGCCGTCCAATATTTGcgtgaaaaaa cTCGAGGAAGAATGTCCCGATTTAGAAGAACTGTTAGAGATGTGTTCAGACGAAAAAAGAGCGCGAACGGATGCTGACCGTTTCAAAACGACGTATCAAGCGCATTATAGTGATCCCG caacTGCACGTATGACACAACGTGACCTAGGACGTGCGATTGTACACACGGACGATCAACAAATGCAATATCGTATgccaataaaaataacgatagAAACTGATTGCCCGCCGTATTGTCATCCCTCTTCTTCGAGGGTAAATGAAACAAGGAATGATTATAAGCGAAAGAATGCATCGTACCGCGGGAAGAGATGCGAGATTAGCAGCAAACCACACGCGCCATTGCCAGCCTGGAGAACCGAATACCAAGACAACATTAACAAAATCGGTCAAGCTATTATGCGAGTTAAATTACACCACGCGAAGAAGCAAACTTTCCCATTGCAGTATCAGCGTTGTGaatcagattaa